Genomic segment of Paenibacillus sp. FSL R5-0623:
TTGTTCTGCACAATACGCGACAATCTCATCTCGTAGTACAGACAACTGCTGCTCAATATCTTTTTGCTGCTGCTTCAGGTCAAAGTAAGTTTGTACTTTCTGCTCCATATCGATCACGCTCCTCTACTATCATAGGTATGCGAGGATCGCTAGTTTAGGACTGGCTGTTTATTTTATTTGAAAAAAGTGGTCTTGCTATTACTTAATCGTATACTGTCTCATTGTGTATCCCCGTATTACGATTACAGCAGGTGTTCATTCAAATATGGATTATGGATAGCCATACTGTGAACCCTTTTCATTACATCTGGTCCCATGGGTACATCCCCAACGCGTCTTAACAGAATCCAGCGCAGACAAGCTATTGCTCCAAAAACCTGCTCCTCCTCCAACGTGTACGTATAACTTGCAGAACGTGCAAATTGAGCGTGATACATCTCGCCGTAACTTTCCCCATTATAGATGGTGATCAGAAACACAGACCATGCCATATCGTATCTTGGATCACCATACTGCCCATTAGTCCAATCGATGATGGTGTAATGGTCGTCCATCTCAAGAATGTTTCCCAGATTATAATCGCCATGAATCAAACGGTCCTGTCTGATCTGGACCTGCTGAATCAACTGTGCCAGAAGATCATTTATATCGTCATGTAATTCAATTTGAGGAAAAAAGTATTGAACAAAATCGTACCTGAATATGTATTCTTCATCTTCTACAGCACTCACTTCATTCACCGGATAACGATGGACCTCCATTAATCGCTCAACCAAATGTGTCAGTTTGGTTTGTGTTAATTGGGTAATCGGCTTTCCATCATAGCTCGTTAACAGCACTTGATTCCCTTGCTCGTCTAATCCCCAACCGTAGGGTTTGGAAACACGAATTCCACTTTGATAAAGCTTGGACAATAATCGATATTGTTTGGCGATATCCGGTTTGGAATCCTTGTCCCAGACTTTCAATACGTACCGCTGATCTTCCATTTCAATTCTCATCACACTTGCTTCCAGTCCAGGTGGCAAGGGAATGATCTGAACCTCCTGTTCAATCACCTGCTGGATACGTTCATCCAGTTCTATCCAATTCATCTGGCTAAGTTGAATTATCATCGTTTCCCCTTCTTCCATGTTATGAACGCCTCTCCTGGTTAGTCAGGTATAATCAGGCCTTTGCCAATGACATTAGCGGATACCGGCTGCTTGCCCAATTCTCTGGCCCATACCGACAGCTGTCCCATATGGTGAATCTCATGGGCGATCACATGTCGCATAACTTCTCCCCATGAATCTGTACTGGCCTTGCCAGCTGAGCGATGATCGATATAAGCTCTTTTTTCCATACTCGAATCCCAGGCTGTAACAAATGCCTCTACATCAGGACGTAACTTGCGATCGAGTCGCCTTACCGCCTCAAGATTCTGGTAGTTTGCAAAATCTTCTGCATCATCCGGTTTGCCCTGAAGCAACTGAAGCCAGCTCCACTCTACATCAATGATATGAAATAATGTTTGTAATATGTTGCCTACTCCGCCCGTGCGAGGCCGAAGCAATTCTTCAAGCGGTACATCTTCACACCATACATACCATTGCTCACGCACCATCCAGTTATAACGAAAGAATGTTTCCATTGGTATATTCCCCTTTATCGATGTTTTTCATAGAGATTTGATCAATTCTGTATTGGCAAAGGTATCCTCCGAATATTTACACTTACCACTCCGATGACAGAACAACCTTCCGATCGCTGTTATCCCCAGATTTTTTTGATTCATTTTATAATGGGAAACTCCGGGGATAAAGGCGAACACTTCGCTTCTTCAGGTTTTTTCTGTCCTCTTCGTTTCGTGTAAATATTCTGTTGAATTTATTTAGTTAATTTCTTTTTTATATACAAGATTACATGAATACCTGCATAAATAAACAGGACATTGAACAAATATAGAAGTACGTTTAAATGGATGCCAGATATAAACCAGATTGTTCCGTCCGAGTTGGCATAATGATAATCCGTAAAGAATCGGATCGGGAAACCATACTCTGTTCGGAGCGGTCCATCTTCAGTATGTAAAGTTCCAGGAATACATAGGATGGCTAATACAGCAAGCCAGGCTGATAGATTCATTATTCTTTTGTTAATCGTCAATACATCTCCCCCTTATTCAACACTAACGGTATCTTCACCAAAATACGTCCCTTCCAACTTTTGATCCATAAAGTCTCTTAAGTCCTTTTGATCAAGTATATATTTCGAATCTCTATTAAATCTGCTTTTTCTGGATACAATAATCTGTTTCCGAACGTGTGCTCCACCGTCGCCTGTCCTGGTGTACACGACTATGCTCATCTCTGTGCTTATCACTTGATTTCTCGAAATCGGCTTATTTGGATCAGGGTTATTCGTGATTAGAAAATACAGAAACATGATTGCCGCACCTATGAAAAACCAGAATCGCCTACGTTTTCCTAGCATTACAGCGCATTCTCCGTATCCACCACGTTGGCAAACAGTCTCAGTACCGTATTGTGATGTTCAATAATCTGCTCCGCTTGAAGCGTCTTTGAATTCCATGTGCTGTGCGCATCTTGAACCAGATTGACCGTGTAACCCAGACTGTACGCTCTGCGGCAAGTCGTGTCTACACATACCTCGGTCTGCATACCCGCAAGAATCAACTCCGTCACGCCATCTTCTTGCAATTTCAGATGCAGATTGGTTTCGTGAAATGAATCCGGTGTCTCCTTTTCGATCACGAGGTCACCAGCAATCGGTGTGATGGACGGATGAATGGCCCACCCTGAAGTTCCTCGTTCCAGTGGACTGCCTCCCCCTTCGCAGTGCTGGATATATATGATGGAATGCCCTGCTTCACGTGCCTTGGCAATTAACATCCGGATCTTCTGAAGCAATCGTTCTCCTTGATATACGGGATCTGCTTCATCAAACATCGCTACCTGTACGTCAATAATTAGAAGTGCACAATGCGTTGTCATTTTGCTTTCCTCCTGACAAATCCATTTAATTCAACTCTTTCTTCTTTGCTTTTTTAACAAAACTTCCAATCCCTTATCAATCAATACAAATAGGACAGCGGCAAGAACGCCAAATAAGGTCAGAACTAACGTCTCTTTGAAATCCAAGATTGCTTCTCCTGCGCCCATGACCAGATAATAAATATACATACCTAAAACTCCAGCACATGCATAACTCAATAGCCTCGTACTTAGATACAATACATGATTGTCGAATTGAATTCGGCTTAGCAGATAGTCCACCAATATCGATAAAGGTAGCCCGATCAATACGATCAAGGGAGTCGCGTATACCAGATAAATAAGAATGTAAAAATCAAAACTGTAGGATTCATTCATCGATATGAGACTTGCAGCCAAAGTAAAACCAATGATGGTTAGAACGGTTGTTATCAGCTTTCTTCCCATATTCATCTCATCACTCCAATACAGTTATCTCTATTCATTGGATGTGCTCATGCGTCAGATTTTGCCGGCTGCCATCCGATTTCTTGAGACCAACGATGTGCTCTCTGTAATATACTCCACACCATTGGTCCTTTTCCTTCAACATATTTGGGACGCTCATCTTTATACAGTGACATGAGTCTGTGCTTTTCTTCCGCATAGTTCAAACAATCTTCTGGGTGTTCTCTTAAATAGTCTCTGAACAGCAAGGTCATCTGCTCGGAGAAACTGCCTACCTGTCTAACGTGTATATGTATCCTTCTGCTTCCGGGTACTTCACGAAAGTAACGTTTAGTCTTATCGGGATTTTCTGCTCTGAATACAAATCCGACTGTTTCGATCTCACGTTTGTAGTCCAACAGATTCTCATAATTAGAAACAGATATTTGTATATCTATGATAGGTTTGGCGTCTATTCCAACAATTGAAGTGGACCCAACATGGTCAATCCGCACGGCCTTTTCTCCTAACGCTTCTCTTAATTTCGAACCCGTTTCGAGAAACAAATCATGCCATGCCGGGTCATACTTTGCAATTCTCCATTGATCCTCCATACAACTCCTCCTTGGTTATCCAATCAAACTATATAATTAAATAACACGTTCTTTTAACCTTTTGTTACATGTAGATTATTTAGTGATGCCATATAGAGATCATGCAAAATCATCATTGTTTATCCCTAGTTCTATTTGGTTTTGGGATTCAATCATATATTCGTACACATCATCAATTTCTGTTATCCCTTTAATATTCTCTTTTAACAGTTCAATAATTAATTGATTATCACTCTCTCGCATCTTTATATCTTCCATATAATTATCGTTATAGTCGTTCATAAAATCTAATTTGTTCTTATAAAACCGAAATCTTTCCAACACATAAATTTCTTTAAGATTAATAAATAATGCTATAAAATCCTTAAGGTTTCTGGCCACTAACGTTACTTGATTCCCAAATGCCGTAGGTTGAATAAAGATAATAGGCGCTTCTTCCAAATCACTAATGAATCTGTTGAACGTGAAAAAAGCAAAATGGTCACCATCTGCCCCTGTTCTTCCAAATATGATGGCATCATCTGGCGTACAATAGTATCTATCATCATCATTGTTAAAACTAATATAAAACCCCACATAGTCATGAAGGGTCGCATCATGTTGTTTACGTAAAAAAGAGAAGGACCCATAGGCCCTTCCCTTAACTTCTTAATGATAATCACACTTGAAATTTGTAAACTCAGCTGAAGCATTTTGCCCGCTCGCGTATAACCCAATAAGTACGCCTGTAAAACCTCCTGCCACCTCCGATGATAGGTATCTCGTCTGTGCCGTGCCCAGCAGAATCTCTTCACCATCTGCTTTAAGCAAGAAGCTGTAACGTTCCTGACTTGACCGGATGACCAGCGTTGCATGCTGTTTATTTCCCAGATCCACTTCATGTTCTCTCGATTTGATATCACCGATATTTAGACGCTCGATCACCTTATAACCGTCCTGTTGCCCACGAATAGCCACTTCATAATGATGATTCTCATCCATGTAGATCGTGATCCCGGCTTCTCCACTCGTCAGACTGACATCAACTGAAATTGTTGCATTAAAATCTTTTTGACGTAGCCCGATGAACGTTGGGGATGCCGGAACGTCCAGCGTTACATCGGTTCCTGTTAGCGTAAGCTTATCTGATTCAAGCTGATAATGCTCTGTATTTGGATGACGAAGGTAACACCAGTCGAGGTTCCAGTCTGTATTTGCAAACGTGTAATTCTTCTTATCCTGCTGGATCACCGTTTCAGGAATACGATTAGTCTCAAAACTCGTCAGCGTTGTACCTTCATGTCCGGCTGTAAACCATCCGTCTTCACCAAACGTAATCGGAGTCAGAAATACTTCTCGGCCCAGATGATGGTACGTAGCCCATCTGCCGATCTGTCGGAATCCCAAGTGGAAAAGCCACCAGTTCCCCAGATCATCCTGAACCAGATCACCATGACCCACACCCTGTAACTCATACCCGCCCAGATTGCGATTGGTTAGAACTGGATTGTGCGCATAGGCTTCGAACGGACCCGAAGAAGAAGTTCCCCGAGCATACGTAACCATGTGACCATACTCCGTGCCGCCCTCAGCAGCAAGCAGGTAGTAGTATCCGTTTATTTTATACAGATGTGGGCTTTCCAGATATCGTCCACCTGTTCCGTTCCATATCGAACGACTCGAGGTCAGTTTGCGACCAGTTTCAATCTCAAGCTTACACTGGACAATTCCGCCAACGCCTTCATCATCCACGCCATTACTCATAAACAAGGTTTTACCATCTTCAAAATACAAATCGGGATCAATCCCGCCTTGATCCACATAGATAGGCTCAGACCATTCTCCGTAGATATCGTCCGTCCAGACATAGAAATTCTGATGTGTTGTATCATTCGTTGTGACCATATAAAAACGCCCGTTATTGTGCCTGATGGTTGGGGCAAATACACCCCCGGAGCTGTTCACCGTCTCAAGTTGAAACTGGCTTTTACGAGTCAGGCAGTGACCAATCTGCTTCCAATTCAGCAAATCCTTGCTTTCAAAGAGCGGTACGCCCGGAAAATATTGAAAAGAACTGCACACCATATAGTATGTATCGTGCACCTTAATCACACTAGGATCTGGATAAAAACCTTTCACAACAGGGTTATTGTATTTCATTACTCCACTCCATCTCTTATCATCAAATTCATAAATATAAGAATTCAACTTCGTAACAACTAAAAAAATTAAACACCATCGGGCGTAAACTTGCAATGAATATGGTTTGCATCTTGGAGCTAATTTTATTAAATTAATACATATGTGATTTTAGAAGATTGAGGGTAGGGAGTTGTACAGATGATCAAAGCAAATGGGGAGCCCCAGTTCCTTCCTTTATATGAGGCGCTGGCAAGCGAAGTCAGATGGAGAATCATGGACATGATTGCAGATCGCGAAATGAATGTGAAGGATATTGCCGCAGTATTAGAGCTTAGCCCCTCCATTGTCACGATGCATATTCGCAAACTGGAGGATGCGGGTCTAATTGGGAGCAGACGAGTTCGGATCAACGGAGGCACGCACAAATTATGTTACCTCAAGCAAAATCATATTGAGATCGAGCTGCCATCCGCAAGCCAAACTTCACGAACCAGAGAACAGACGATAGCCGTTGGACACTACACTGCTTTTGATATTCACCCTACCTGTGGGCTAGGAACACTTGAGAAAGAAATCGGCGTCTGGGACGATCCACGTTACTTCCTTGATCCTGAGCGGGTACACGCCGCTATCCTGTGGTTTGGGAAAGGTTATGTAGAATATAAAACACCTAACTTTGTACTTCCCGACCAGACAACCGATGCTATTGAAATATCGATGGAACTGGCGTCTGAAGCTCCGGGTTTACGGGATCATTGGCCTTCGGATATTAGCTTTACCTTCAATGGTGTTTCTCTTGGAACGTGGACAAGCCCTGCCGACTTTGGCAGAGCAGCACGCGGCAAATATACGCCGGAATGGTGGCATCGCAATGTGAATCAATATGGTTTATTGAAGACCATCCGCATTGATGCCTCCGGTACGTATATGGATGGTGAGCGGATGTCAGACATTACTCTGAAAGATGTCAAACTAGACGAACCGTTCTGGACGCTTCGTTTCACAGTTGACGAGGAAAGCCCCAACGTAGGTGGATTAACAATCTATGGTGCCGGTTTTGGTAACCATGATCAGGATATTGTTATTCGTGTACTTCAGATCTGAAGCAACCGCTGAGGGGAGGTGGTGATATCATCGGATCTGGCATTAGAAGAATGACCTGTCTATGTGTTAGCAATCATTTTGTGTTTGGAACCACTTTCTTAGCTGATTAATATGAGCTTGATGATACCGGTTATGGTCAGCCATATGCCATAATCCCCAACGTACCGTAGCTTGCTTTTCGTTCTTATGTCCAAAAGTAACTACTCGATCCAGATCAGAGTCTACTATGTGTGTGCATGTTTCATTCAGAAGTGCTAGTACACCATCATATTGAAAGATAAGTGTGTCTCGTGACACACCTTGAACCAGCGGAAGTCTATTATTTTCATCGATCATGGGACCATATTGCTCTATTAATGGCTGAGGAAGGACAGCTCCCTTTATTCTATAAACCCAATTGAAATCAACGAACGTAATATGTCGTATTAATTGAGCCGTACTATTAAACTGGTTCTTTTCCCCTTTATAATCTACCTCTTCTTGCGACATACCTTCTGTAATTGATTTAAGTCTTTGGCTATTTTCTGTTACAGTAGAAAATAACATCCCTACAACTGGTGACATGTTGGCTTCACCTTGTAGATCGTAAATCATAGTCATCCCTCCTCTTTACCCTCGTTCTTTCAACAGGTCCTTAATTTCCCTTAACTCTGATAATATTTCTTTGGTGTGCTGGCTATTTTTTGAGTTATCTATTCCAACTTTCACAACATAAATACCGAGGAACAGATACACTACCAACATAATGATCATTCCCATGTACATCTCTCCTTTCCAAAGTAGCAGCACCTTGCTATGAACGTTTACTGCCGTCTATATCCTCTCTCTCCAACTGATTTCCATGGAATGCCTTCAAAAGAAAAGCCCGATCCGGAACGTTCAACCGTTCATACGATTTCAGATACTCCCTGTTGTCATATGGAACGCCAATGAATTTAACGTCCACTTTGCCCTCTTGGAGATCCACAATGCCATATCTAGCTATGGCAAGATCGTTACAGCCTAGAGCGCCCGGATTCATATATACTCTTTGATCTGTCCTATAATAATGAAGAATATGATAATGACCAAAACAAACCAAATCATGGGCCGTCCCCTGATATCTTGCATCCAATTTGGTCCTGGATGGTTCTTTATCGATGACATCCAACTTGTCGTTGTTCATATGATAGTGAGTCAAAAGGAACCGATGTCCTTCTACCTCTTTTTCAACGAATTTCGGTAGAGCTTGAATTTTCTTGATCGATTCTGCACTCAAATGCCGACCAATCCATTCGTGATGCTCGGCCATGCCTTTGTGCCCTTCTAATGGACCCTTATTTTGAAGCAAACTCAATACGGCCTCTTCGTGATTCCCTGAAATTGCTATCATATTTTTGCGGCTGTACAACATCTCGATCACTTCATTGGAGTAAGGGCCAATACCGATCATATCCCCCAAGCAAAATGTATGCTCAATGTCTTCTCTGGAATCGATATCAGCCAATACCGCTTGCAGCGCAGGAAAATTCCCATGAATATCGGTTAAGATGGCAACCTTCATTGTGATTCCTCCTCAGGAATATACATTGTCTGAATCTCCTGCACACCCGGAATAAAGCCCAGATTCAGATACACGGACTCCGCATCATTTCCTTGCATCACATACAATCGTAGAACGGGATACTTACCTTTAAGTTCATTTAATGCTCTCTGTAACATCAGTGTAGCAAGCCCTCTTCCTCTATATGCCGGACGAACACCTATGCTATACACAGCAGCCTGATTATCTTGCAAGCACAAGCGACAATTTGCAATAAGCTGTCCCGTTTCCTTGTCGTATACTAGCGTGGACGCTTGGGTCAGAATGTCATTGGTATAATTAGGGTCATCGCTTGGTATAAAATCTGCAAGCGTGGTATGTTTTCTTCGTGTAGCTTCAAGACTTCCTGCAAAACTCTCCAGGTCACATTGAGCAATCTCATCTTCATTCACATATGTTCTAGTGCCGGTTTCACTTTCAATAATCTCTGGACTCTTCACGGTTACCCTGCTGTCCCATTCGATTTCAAAATGATCTGTAGGCCGCTGCATCCAGCGACATCTGAACTCCACTGGCCAGAATCCAGCTCTTGCGTATAGATCAACTTGGTCTGGAAGAGTCTCAAAGGTCAGAATGCGTTTCGTGCGATCCGACCACTGTAATAATTTATGCTTCAGAAGCTTCAACACATCAAAGCACTGCTGGAATGGAGGGATAAAAAACAAATGATACATCCGGTTAGGCTCCATTCTCACGCCACCTATTTTGCTTTCCCCCTTGTAAATCCAGTAGGCACTGATCTTGGAAGAACTGAACTCTTCTTCCCTGAAAAATCCGACATAACGCATATCATAATAAACCGTGCAATATAATCCCCATTCGGCAAAATCAGCTCTGCGAATCGAATATTCATCCGACAGATCATATTGAAGTATATCTATGGACCATTCTGTTAAACTCATACGTAATTCCTCCTCAATTCTAATTAAACGGTAAACAATCAAATCATTTTTCTATACGCCACCCCGTGAACATGAATTAACACATGCTGTGTCTCCATACGTTCGAAGAAATCCAACATGTCCTTCAGACCCTTATCCTTTCAAATGGAGATTAGTTGCCCGACCTTGCGGTTAGCAAAGATACGATAACGTAGCCAAAAAGTTGAACCGTAAATACAATGGCGACAAACTCAACCATTATACTGTTCGCTGCATTAAAATCATTCACAAGATCCACAAAGATCTTCCCGGGCCGGGATAATACATCCCACGAATTCCAACGATTAAATCTCCCAATGTAGACCCCTATACTGCTCAATAGCAAAATAACACCGACAACCATCATGCTAATGTACTTATTTACTAATTTGTTTAACATGCCGTGGATTTGAATGATCGAACAAGTCGAGAGCAGCAATCCGATGATCGCTACGGCAAACGTCAGGGTGAGTCCATACCAAAAATCAATATTAACCCAAAATCTAACCTCCCCTTGAGCATCAAAATATCTGAATGAATGCAGAATCTCCGTAAAAAGGTAGGCCGCATTGGGCAGAAAAAAGAGCCATACTCCACATATCAGCCCCATACATATCATGCTCGTTGTGGTTAATTTCTTATTGAATATGTATCTAATGCAGGATGAGATGATGAATGGTACCCATGCCAGGAACATATCCCAACTTAAAAATCGATACATATTTGTATCTGTTTGGGCACGTAAATACATCACAACACCTAGACAACAACAAGTAGCCACGAGCAAGGTAACGATGAGTCGGAGATCTTGAACTGGATGTTTGTTATCTTTCATTTCTTTGCTTCTACTTCCTTTTCCTTGATGAATGTTATAAGTTATAGATACTTTTTAAATGCCTTGCTGGATTCTCCGTCGTACCCCAATTTCGTATAAAAGTGATGTGCTTCATGTCTGGATGATCCGCTCGTAAGAAACACCTTCATACAATTTTTCTGTACACATATGTCTTCCACATATTTCATCAATTCAGAACCATATCCCTTGCTCTGCACATGTTCCGTAATAATAACCCGCTCAACTACACCCAATGGTCTATTTTCCACCAAAGCATCCAGACAAATATGTAAATGAGCCGTGCCGATCACCTGATCACCTATTTCATACACAAACAAAAAACTGTTTGGGTTGTTCCGAACTTCTTCAATGCGCTCTGCCAGTACCTTCGTGTTTAAGTTGTTCGGCAATAATTCTGTATATAACCTTTCGATAACCGCTGCATC
This window contains:
- a CDS encoding DUF1361 domain-containing protein gives rise to the protein MKDNKHPVQDLRLIVTLLVATCCCLGVVMYLRAQTDTNMYRFLSWDMFLAWVPFIISSCIRYIFNKKLTTTSMICMGLICGVWLFFLPNAAYLFTEILHSFRYFDAQGEVRFWVNIDFWYGLTLTFAVAIIGLLLSTCSIIQIHGMLNKLVNKYISMMVVGVILLLSSIGVYIGRFNRWNSWDVLSRPGKIFVDLVNDFNAANSIMVEFVAIVFTVQLFGYVIVSLLTARSGN
- a CDS encoding aminoglycoside phosphotransferase family protein, with amino-acid sequence MNWIELDERIQQVIEQEVQIIPLPPGLEASVMRIEMEDQRYVLKVWDKDSKPDIAKQYRLLSKLYQSGIRVSKPYGWGLDEQGNQVLLTSYDGKPITQLTQTKLTHLVERLMEVHRYPVNEVSAVEDEEYIFRYDFVQYFFPQIELHDDINDLLAQLIQQVQIRQDRLIHGDYNLGNILEMDDHYTIIDWTNGQYGDPRYDMAWSVFLITIYNGESYGEMYHAQFARSASYTYTLEEEQVFGAIACLRWILLRRVGDVPMGPDVMKRVHSMAIHNPYLNEHLL
- a CDS encoding cysteine hydrolase family protein, whose product is MTTHCALLIIDVQVAMFDEADPVYQGERLLQKIRMLIAKAREAGHSIIYIQHCEGGGSPLERGTSGWAIHPSITPIAGDLVIEKETPDSFHETNLHLKLQEDGVTELILAGMQTEVCVDTTCRRAYSLGYTVNLVQDAHSTWNSKTLQAEQIIEHHNTVLRLFANVVDTENAL
- a CDS encoding metallophosphoesterase family protein, with amino-acid sequence MKVAILTDIHGNFPALQAVLADIDSREDIEHTFCLGDMIGIGPYSNEVIEMLYSRKNMIAISGNHEEAVLSLLQNKGPLEGHKGMAEHHEWIGRHLSAESIKKIQALPKFVEKEVEGHRFLLTHYHMNNDKLDVIDKEPSRTKLDARYQGTAHDLVCFGHYHILHYYRTDQRVYMNPGALGCNDLAIARYGIVDLQEGKVDVKFIGVPYDNREYLKSYERLNVPDRAFLLKAFHGNQLEREDIDGSKRS
- a CDS encoding glycoside hydrolase family 43 protein, with the translated sequence MKYNNPVVKGFYPDPSVIKVHDTYYMVCSSFQYFPGVPLFESKDLLNWKQIGHCLTRKSQFQLETVNSSGGVFAPTIRHNNGRFYMVTTNDTTHQNFYVWTDDIYGEWSEPIYVDQGGIDPDLYFEDGKTLFMSNGVDDEGVGGIVQCKLEIETGRKLTSSRSIWNGTGGRYLESPHLYKINGYYYLLAAEGGTEYGHMVTYARGTSSSGPFEAYAHNPVLTNRNLGGYELQGVGHGDLVQDDLGNWWLFHLGFRQIGRWATYHHLGREVFLTPITFGEDGWFTAGHEGTTLTSFETNRIPETVIQQDKKNYTFANTDWNLDWCYLRHPNTEHYQLESDKLTLTGTDVTLDVPASPTFIGLRQKDFNATISVDVSLTSGEAGITIYMDENHHYEVAIRGQQDGYKVIERLNIGDIKSREHEVDLGNKQHATLVIRSSQERYSFLLKADGEEILLGTAQTRYLSSEVAGGFTGVLIGLYASGQNASAEFTNFKCDYH
- a CDS encoding DinB family protein, whose translation is METFFRYNWMVREQWYVWCEDVPLEELLRPRTGGVGNILQTLFHIIDVEWSWLQLLQGKPDDAEDFANYQNLEAVRRLDRKLRPDVEAFVTAWDSSMEKRAYIDHRSAGKASTDSWGEVMRHVIAHEIHHMGQLSVWARELGKQPVSANVIGKGLIIPD
- a CDS encoding GNAT family N-acetyltransferase, with the translated sequence MSLTEWSIDILQYDLSDEYSIRRADFAEWGLYCTVYYDMRYVGFFREEEFSSSKISAYWIYKGESKIGGVRMEPNRMYHLFFIPPFQQCFDVLKLLKHKLLQWSDRTKRILTFETLPDQVDLYARAGFWPVEFRCRWMQRPTDHFEIEWDSRVTVKSPEIIESETGTRTYVNEDEIAQCDLESFAGSLEATRRKHTTLADFIPSDDPNYTNDILTQASTLVYDKETGQLIANCRLCLQDNQAAVYSIGVRPAYRGRGLATLMLQRALNELKGKYPVLRLYVMQGNDAESVYLNLGFIPGVQEIQTMYIPEEESQ
- a CDS encoding GrpB family protein, whose protein sequence is MEDQWRIAKYDPAWHDLFLETGSKLREALGEKAVRIDHVGSTSIVGIDAKPIIDIQISVSNYENLLDYKREIETVGFVFRAENPDKTKRYFREVPGSRRIHIHVRQVGSFSEQMTLLFRDYLREHPEDCLNYAEEKHRLMSLYKDERPKYVEGKGPMVWSILQRAHRWSQEIGWQPAKSDA
- a CDS encoding ArsR family transcriptional regulator, whose translation is MIKANGEPQFLPLYEALASEVRWRIMDMIADREMNVKDIAAVLELSPSIVTMHIRKLEDAGLIGSRRVRINGGTHKLCYLKQNHIEIELPSASQTSRTREQTIAVGHYTAFDIHPTCGLGTLEKEIGVWDDPRYFLDPERVHAAILWFGKGYVEYKTPNFVLPDQTTDAIEISMELASEAPGLRDHWPSDISFTFNGVSLGTWTSPADFGRAARGKYTPEWWHRNVNQYGLLKTIRIDASGTYMDGERMSDITLKDVKLDEPFWTLRFTVDEESPNVGGLTIYGAGFGNHDQDIVIRVLQI
- a CDS encoding DinB family protein: MIYDLQGEANMSPVVGMLFSTVTENSQRLKSITEGMSQEEVDYKGEKNQFNSTAQLIRHITFVDFNWVYRIKGAVLPQPLIEQYGPMIDENNRLPLVQGVSRDTLIFQYDGVLALLNETCTHIVDSDLDRVVTFGHKNEKQATVRWGLWHMADHNRYHQAHINQLRKWFQTQNDC
- a CDS encoding GNAT family N-acetyltransferase is translated as MIREAEARDAAVIERLYTELLPNNLNTKVLAERIEEVRNNPNSFLFVYEIGDQVIGTAHLHICLDALVENRPLGVVERVIITEHVQSKGYGSELMKYVEDICVQKNCMKVFLTSGSSRHEAHHFYTKLGYDGESSKAFKKYL